A single window of Synechococcus sp. CBW1004 DNA harbors:
- a CDS encoding tetratricopeptide repeat protein: protein MNELLPQIYLVGLIGLLGGASFFVGRQILRVRRDEQALSRLGGGRGSDGALQDAAGLYELASVQLRKRLYGQAADTLRKALKQADAEKVPSEARALIENAMGFALAAQGKYPTAVRHYRSALRAKADYPVALNNLAFALEKQAKPDEARALYQQVLNLEEGNRTARKRLRLLERRTVSISPAAEAPRGIGDDKAA, encoded by the coding sequence ATGAACGAACTGCTCCCCCAGATCTATCTGGTCGGCTTGATCGGCCTTCTTGGAGGTGCCTCGTTCTTCGTCGGGCGTCAGATCCTGAGGGTGCGCCGCGATGAGCAGGCCCTCTCCCGCCTCGGTGGCGGTCGCGGTTCGGATGGCGCTCTCCAGGATGCGGCCGGCCTCTACGAGCTGGCCTCCGTTCAGTTGCGCAAGCGTCTCTATGGCCAGGCGGCTGACACCCTGCGCAAAGCCCTCAAGCAGGCCGATGCTGAGAAGGTTCCCTCAGAGGCACGTGCCCTGATCGAGAACGCCATGGGTTTTGCTCTGGCTGCTCAGGGCAAGTACCCCACGGCAGTCCGTCATTACCGCTCGGCGCTGCGAGCCAAGGCGGATTATCCTGTCGCCCTCAACAACCTTGCCTTCGCTCTGGAGAAGCAGGCCAAGCCTGACGAGGCGCGTGCGCTCTATCAACAGGTGTTGAATCTGGAGGAAGGCAACCGCACCGCCCGTAAGCGGTTGCGTCTGCTTGAGCGCAGGACGGTGAGCATCAGCCCTGCCGCCGAAGCGCCTCGGGGCATCGGAGATGACAAGGCAGCCTGA
- a CDS encoding DNA polymerase III subunit gamma/tau, translated as MTQAYQPLHHKYRPQRFDQLVGQEAIAATLSQALRSGRIAPAYLFSGPRGTGKTSSARILARSLNCIASAGPTPEPCGVCALCEAIASGTALDVIEIDAASNTGVDNIRDLIERSRFAPVQARWKVYVVDECHMLSTAAFNALLKTLEEPPPQVVFVLATTDPQRVLPTILSRCQRFDFRRIPLEALQSHLAWIAEQEAIGITPEALHVVAQRAQGGLRDAESLLDQLSLLPAPIEPTAVWELLGAVPEEELLELAAAMAEAEPLPVVEAIRLLLDRGREPSAVLQGLAGMLRDLLLAGVAPERLELTSVSPSLRPRLNPLARRIGKARLLHWQAQLKGSEQQLRLSVQPRLWLEVLLLGLLAEPVAPAVAVPSQAPVGSRTATVAAVAPAAAASDTAVALAGPSPVMPNEVVQPPMSPAVVSPSPPPVNAPAAAPPGEPASASETPLPELWQQILAGLELPSTRMLLSQQAQLVRLDGQRAVVRVAGTWMAMVQSRLSLLETAFSRALGSPRQLVLESGDPGSGAAAAPVAARPAPPSAPAPPAGAVQAANTPAPASAPDQSAAPSVVPTKPAGAQGAMASEAAPPLAASASRPHPSPARAVEQASGSDPQPPTLTASALPSAPSGSGAEAPPASAAASALSASAPPPRLGTSVEEKARQLADFFNGEVVLLPEDPEAAPASADSLPPAQLPAHDVA; from the coding sequence GGCCTACCTGTTCAGCGGCCCTCGGGGCACCGGCAAAACCTCGAGCGCCCGCATCCTGGCGCGTTCGCTCAACTGCATCGCGAGCGCCGGCCCCACTCCCGAGCCCTGTGGTGTCTGCGCCCTGTGTGAGGCGATCGCCTCCGGCACCGCCCTCGATGTGATCGAGATCGATGCCGCCTCCAACACCGGTGTCGACAACATCCGCGACCTGATCGAGCGATCGCGCTTCGCGCCGGTTCAGGCCCGCTGGAAGGTGTACGTGGTCGACGAGTGCCACATGCTCTCGACCGCCGCCTTCAACGCCTTGCTCAAGACCCTCGAGGAGCCGCCTCCGCAGGTGGTCTTCGTGCTGGCGACCACCGATCCGCAACGGGTGTTGCCCACGATTCTGAGCCGTTGCCAGCGCTTCGATTTCCGGCGTATTCCTCTGGAGGCCCTGCAGAGCCATCTGGCCTGGATCGCAGAGCAGGAGGCGATCGGCATCACGCCCGAGGCTCTGCATGTGGTGGCCCAGCGGGCTCAGGGCGGCCTGCGTGACGCCGAGAGTCTGCTCGATCAGCTCAGCCTCCTGCCGGCCCCGATCGAACCCACGGCTGTCTGGGAGCTGCTCGGTGCCGTGCCCGAAGAGGAGCTGCTCGAGCTGGCCGCCGCCATGGCCGAGGCCGAGCCGCTGCCCGTGGTGGAGGCGATCCGTCTGCTGCTCGACCGGGGCCGCGAACCCTCGGCGGTGCTCCAGGGCCTGGCGGGGATGCTGCGCGATCTGCTGCTCGCCGGTGTGGCCCCCGAACGGCTGGAGCTCACCAGCGTCTCTCCGTCGTTGCGGCCGCGTCTCAACCCGCTGGCCCGCCGCATCGGCAAGGCGCGGCTGCTGCACTGGCAGGCTCAGCTCAAGGGAAGTGAGCAGCAGCTGCGCCTGAGCGTGCAGCCACGCCTTTGGCTGGAGGTGCTGCTGCTCGGCCTGCTCGCCGAGCCGGTGGCTCCCGCAGTGGCGGTCCCCTCCCAGGCCCCGGTCGGGTCGCGAACGGCCACCGTTGCCGCTGTGGCGCCTGCCGCGGCGGCCTCAGACACCGCAGTCGCCCTCGCCGGGCCTTCTCCCGTCATGCCGAACGAGGTCGTTCAGCCACCGATGTCCCCGGCTGTCGTCAGCCCGTCACCGCCCCCGGTGAACGCTCCGGCGGCCGCTCCTCCCGGCGAGCCCGCCAGTGCGTCCGAGACGCCGTTGCCCGAGCTCTGGCAGCAGATCCTGGCCGGTCTGGAGCTTCCTTCCACCCGCATGCTGCTTTCCCAGCAGGCCCAGCTGGTGCGGCTCGACGGTCAGCGGGCCGTGGTGCGGGTGGCCGGCACCTGGATGGCGATGGTGCAGAGCCGCCTGTCGCTGCTGGAGACGGCCTTCAGCCGCGCCCTCGGCAGCCCGCGGCAGCTGGTGCTTGAGAGTGGTGATCCCGGGAGCGGCGCCGCTGCTGCACCCGTGGCCGCGCGACCGGCACCACCGTCGGCACCGGCACCGCCCGCAGGCGCTGTCCAGGCCGCGAACACGCCTGCTCCTGCCTCGGCCCCGGATCAATCCGCCGCGCCATCCGTCGTCCCGACGAAGCCTGCCGGCGCGCAGGGCGCGATGGCCTCAGAGGCAGCGCCGCCGCTTGCTGCCTCGGCGTCTCGACCCCACCCCTCCCCGGCGCGTGCTGTCGAGCAGGCTTCCGGATCAGACCCTCAGCCCCCGACCCTGACGGCGTCGGCGCTTCCGAGCGCGCCGTCAGGGTCGGGGGCTGAGGCTCCCCCCGCCTCGGCTGCAGCGTCCGCCCTGTCCGCTTCGGCGCCCCCACCGCGCTTGGGCACATCCGTGGAGGAGAAGGCACGACAGCTGGCTGATTTCTTCAATGGCGAGGTGGTGCTTCTCCCCGAGGATCCCGAGGCAGCTCCCGCCTCCGCCGATTCGCTCCCTCCCGCTCAGCTCCCGGCTCACGACGTCGCCTGA
- the rplT gene encoding 50S ribosomal protein L20, with the protein MARVKRGNVARKRRNKILRLARGFVGGSGSLFRTANQRVMKALCNAYRDRRRRKRDFRRLWIARINAAARINGTSYSRLIGGLKKADVQINRKMLAQLAVADPASFAVVAQSAAS; encoded by the coding sequence ATGGCTCGCGTCAAGAGGGGCAACGTCGCCCGTAAACGCCGCAACAAGATCCTTCGCCTTGCCCGCGGCTTCGTCGGCGGCAGCGGCAGCCTCTTCCGCACCGCAAACCAGCGGGTGATGAAGGCCCTCTGCAACGCCTATCGCGACCGTCGCCGCCGCAAGCGCGATTTCCGCCGCCTCTGGATCGCGCGCATCAATGCCGCGGCCCGCATCAACGGCACGAGCTACAGCCGTCTGATCGGCGGCCTCAAGAAGGCCGACGTCCAGATCAATCGCAAGATGCTGGCCCAGCTCGCCGTGGCTGATCCCGCCAGCTTCGCTGTCGTGGCCCAGTCCGCCGCCAGCTGA
- a CDS encoding thiazole synthase encodes MTGTGKYPSLQAMQASLEASGCAIVTVAVRRVQSQAEGHLGLMEAIDWTRYWMLPNTAGCATAEEAIRVARLGRELARLAGQEDNSFVKLEVIPDSRHLLPDPIGTLEAAEQLVKEGFTVLPYINADPLLARRLEEAGCATVMPLGSPIGSGQGIRNAANIALIIENARVPVVVDAGIGVPSEAAQAMEMGADALLINSAIALAGDPVAMARAMGQAAIAGRTAFQAGRLPVRPQASPSSPLQGRVGQLG; translated from the coding sequence ATGACCGGCACCGGCAAATACCCCTCTCTGCAGGCCATGCAGGCCAGCCTCGAAGCCAGTGGCTGCGCGATCGTCACCGTGGCTGTCCGGCGGGTGCAGAGTCAGGCCGAGGGCCATCTGGGGCTGATGGAAGCGATCGATTGGACCCGCTACTGGATGCTCCCCAACACGGCCGGCTGCGCCACGGCCGAGGAGGCGATCCGGGTCGCGCGGCTCGGTCGGGAGCTGGCCAGACTGGCTGGTCAGGAGGACAACAGCTTCGTCAAGCTTGAGGTGATCCCGGACTCCCGCCATCTGTTGCCCGACCCCATCGGCACGCTCGAGGCGGCCGAGCAGCTGGTGAAGGAGGGATTCACCGTGCTGCCGTACATCAACGCCGACCCGCTCCTGGCCAGGCGCCTGGAGGAGGCTGGCTGCGCCACCGTGATGCCTCTCGGCTCGCCGATCGGCTCCGGTCAGGGCATCCGCAACGCCGCCAACATCGCCCTGATCATCGAGAACGCCAGGGTTCCGGTCGTGGTCGACGCCGGCATCGGTGTCCCCAGCGAAGCCGCCCAGGCGATGGAGATGGGTGCAGATGCCCTGTTGATCAACAGTGCCATCGCCCTGGCGGGTGATCCGGTGGCGATGGCGCGGGCCATGGGTCAGGCCGCCATCGCCGGTCGCACCGCCTTCCAGGCCGGACGCCTGCCGGTCCGTCCGCAGGCCAGCCCCAGTTCGCCGCTGCAGGGTCGGGTGGGTCAGCTCGGCTGA
- the rpmI gene encoding 50S ribosomal protein L35, whose protein sequence is MPKLKTRKAAAKRFKATGSGKFLRRRAFRNHLLDHKSPKRKRYLGTMAVVDDRDHDNVSLMLPYA, encoded by the coding sequence ATGCCGAAGCTCAAGACCCGCAAAGCGGCCGCCAAGCGGTTCAAGGCGACCGGCAGCGGCAAGTTCCTGCGCCGTCGCGCCTTCCGCAACCACCTGCTCGATCACAAGAGCCCCAAGCGCAAGCGTTACCTCGGCACGATGGCCGTGGTCGACGACCGCGATCACGACAACGTGTCGCTGATGCTCCCCTACGCCTGA
- the psb34 gene encoding photosystem II assembly protein Psb34, with protein MQVTEEDGGRLNAFAKEPRMVVMEEGETPGGNRMLLIGGALLVLALVAVAAGIS; from the coding sequence ATGCAGGTCACCGAAGAAGACGGCGGCAGGCTCAACGCCTTCGCCAAGGAGCCCCGGATGGTCGTGATGGAGGAGGGGGAGACGCCCGGCGGCAACCGGATGCTGTTGATCGGCGGCGCGCTGCTGGTGCTGGCCCTGGTGGCGGTGGCGGCTGGAATCAGCTGA
- a CDS encoding glycosyltransferase family 2 protein, which produces MVEGRATEQPDDQRPVTGGHRRLKASLFLLGCCAAGLAPHWLEPGRSLVPSIVLAVLLGGYSIRTVLLDPPTIAAPPEATDDSGVATEADLPSDLPAVDVVVAARDEQAVIRRLVERIANLRYPAGRLLLWVIDDGSEDRTPELLEELQGREPALRVLRRSREAGGGKSGALNLVLPQLQGRWLLVLDADADLQEDVLERLIPWAEAGGWSAVQLRKAVANPDTNLLTRAQSMEMAFDAVIQQGRLCAGGVAELRGNGQLLRRDAVLTCGGFNEATVTDDLDLSMRLLLERQPIGVLWDPPVQEEAVLTLPALWRQRQRWAEGGLQRFLDYAPGLLSDRLSGSQKTDLFSFFVLQYMMPVMAAADLAGVIATGTPPAMWPFSIVALGLSGIAIVSGCRRPSEGPPLPRMSVASVTLGVLYLVHWFAVIPWVTLRMALLPKRLVWVKTLHHGAEEEPQTVEADPELATEGGAL; this is translated from the coding sequence ATGGTCGAAGGCAGGGCCACGGAGCAGCCTGACGACCAGCGTCCCGTGACCGGCGGTCACCGTCGCCTCAAGGCGTCCCTGTTCCTGCTCGGCTGCTGCGCCGCAGGCCTGGCACCCCACTGGCTGGAGCCGGGTCGCAGCCTGGTCCCCTCGATCGTGCTGGCCGTGCTTCTGGGGGGCTACAGCATCCGCACGGTGCTGCTCGATCCCCCCACGATCGCCGCTCCGCCCGAGGCAACGGACGACTCCGGAGTCGCAACGGAGGCAGACCTCCCGAGCGATCTTCCAGCTGTCGATGTCGTGGTCGCCGCCCGCGATGAACAGGCCGTCATCCGCCGGCTGGTGGAGCGGATCGCCAACCTCCGCTATCCGGCCGGCCGGCTTCTGCTGTGGGTGATCGATGACGGCAGCGAGGACCGCACGCCCGAGCTGCTCGAGGAGCTGCAGGGCCGCGAACCCGCACTGCGGGTGCTGCGCCGCTCAAGAGAGGCCGGCGGTGGCAAGTCCGGAGCGCTCAATCTGGTGCTGCCCCAGCTGCAGGGCCGCTGGCTGCTGGTGCTCGATGCCGATGCCGACCTCCAGGAGGACGTGCTCGAGCGGCTGATCCCCTGGGCCGAGGCCGGCGGCTGGTCCGCCGTGCAACTGCGCAAGGCCGTCGCCAATCCCGACACCAACCTGCTCACCCGCGCCCAGTCGATGGAGATGGCCTTCGACGCGGTGATTCAGCAGGGGCGGCTGTGCGCCGGTGGTGTCGCGGAGCTGCGCGGTAACGGCCAGCTGCTGCGACGCGACGCGGTGCTGACCTGCGGGGGCTTCAACGAAGCCACCGTCACCGACGATCTCGACCTGAGCATGCGCCTGCTGCTGGAGCGGCAACCGATCGGCGTGCTCTGGGATCCACCCGTGCAGGAGGAGGCGGTGCTCACGCTGCCGGCCCTGTGGCGCCAGCGACAGCGCTGGGCCGAAGGCGGTCTGCAGCGCTTTCTCGACTACGCGCCCGGTCTGCTGTCGGACCGGCTGAGCGGCTCCCAGAAGACCGACCTGTTCAGCTTCTTCGTGCTCCAGTACATGATGCCGGTGATGGCCGCGGCCGATCTGGCCGGCGTCATCGCCACCGGCACCCCCCCGGCGATGTGGCCCTTCTCGATCGTGGCCCTGGGCCTCTCGGGCATCGCCATCGTGAGCGGCTGCCGCCGTCCGAGCGAGGGGCCGCCGCTGCCGCGCATGTCGGTGGCTTCGGTCACTCTTGGGGTGTTGTACCTGGTCCACTGGTTCGCGGTGATTCCCTGGGTGACCCTGCGCATGGCGCTGCTGCCCAAGCGGCTCGTGTGGGTCAAGACTCTCCACCACGGCGCCGAGGAGGAGCCGCAGACCGTTGAGGCGGACCCCGAGCTGGCCACGGAGGGGGGGGCGCTCTGA
- a CDS encoding SpoIID/LytB domain-containing protein, translating to MIRLSSLSSQTLPLRRQPARRRAALALVSQSLLSGLLLISGCRAETLPLPAAPEAPETSVPAQPVSALHWPVARPAPLNTAEPVLLVALAARLGFAADGREAAADPLVLRASSGLLTLVDSDGQRFQSPRLSLHWRLEPLASPLQIRRRVLSPFASHESAEEAARAWRAQGVETTIARPREWEVWAPPEAADPPGRSATLVERQENGRLVLELRRAEGTVTLRGPIRILAPEGLVWGEGIYGGPFLLQPDAYGSWSLVEQVPLERYLEGVVPHEIGAGSPAAALEAQAILARTWALRNRLRFQVDGYHLCADTQCQVYSDPRAAGTSVRNAIAASREQLLAADGQPIHAVYHASNGGMAAGFDEVWQGAPLPYLRAFADGPAGFVSRYPLPLKPAALSALLKAGAPLPWGADHSLFRWQRTLTAAQLSSALGNGARNLGTPTRLRVLSRGPSGRVLALEIGGTGGTRVLRLDAIRRTLRQLPSTLFEVTPAGPGRWLVRGGGFGHGAGLSQAGAIDLARRGWSSERILQHYYRGTELVPLRSLGEAL from the coding sequence GTGATTCGCCTGTCCTCCCTTTCCAGCCAGACCCTGCCTTTGCGGCGGCAGCCCGCCCGTCGCAGGGCTGCCCTGGCCCTGGTCAGCCAGTCGCTTCTGAGCGGTCTGCTGCTGATCAGCGGCTGCCGGGCCGAGACGCTGCCCCTTCCGGCCGCCCCCGAGGCCCCGGAGACATCGGTTCCCGCCCAGCCGGTGAGCGCGCTGCACTGGCCGGTGGCACGACCGGCGCCACTGAACACGGCCGAGCCTGTGCTGCTGGTGGCCCTGGCCGCCCGGCTCGGCTTCGCGGCGGATGGCAGGGAGGCCGCTGCCGACCCCCTCGTGCTTCGCGCCTCCTCCGGTCTGCTCACCCTCGTGGACAGCGACGGTCAGCGCTTTCAGTCTCCCCGGCTGAGCCTGCACTGGCGGCTCGAGCCGCTGGCTTCGCCTCTGCAGATCCGCAGGCGGGTGCTCAGCCCCTTCGCCAGCCACGAGAGCGCTGAGGAAGCGGCCCGCGCCTGGCGGGCCCAGGGGGTCGAGACGACGATCGCCCGCCCCCGGGAGTGGGAGGTCTGGGCACCGCCGGAGGCAGCGGATCCACCGGGACGCAGCGCCACCCTGGTGGAGCGGCAGGAGAACGGGCGCCTGGTGCTGGAGCTGCGACGCGCTGAGGGCACGGTGACCCTGCGGGGCCCGATCCGGATCCTGGCGCCGGAGGGGCTGGTCTGGGGCGAGGGCATCTACGGCGGACCCTTCCTGCTGCAGCCCGATGCCTACGGAAGCTGGAGCCTGGTGGAACAGGTGCCGCTGGAGCGCTATCTCGAAGGGGTGGTGCCCCACGAGATCGGGGCCGGATCGCCGGCTGCGGCCCTGGAGGCCCAGGCGATCCTGGCCCGCACCTGGGCCCTGCGCAACCGCCTCCGCTTCCAGGTGGATGGCTATCACCTCTGCGCCGACACCCAGTGCCAGGTGTACAGCGATCCACGGGCGGCAGGGACCAGCGTGCGGAACGCAATCGCCGCCAGCCGGGAGCAACTGCTGGCGGCTGACGGACAGCCGATCCACGCCGTCTATCACGCCAGCAACGGCGGCATGGCGGCCGGCTTCGACGAGGTGTGGCAGGGGGCGCCGCTGCCTTATCTGCGAGCCTTCGCCGATGGCCCGGCCGGCTTCGTGAGCCGCTATCCACTGCCCCTCAAACCAGCGGCGCTCAGTGCGCTGCTCAAGGCCGGAGCACCATTGCCCTGGGGCGCCGATCACAGCCTGTTCCGCTGGCAGCGCACCCTCACGGCCGCCCAGCTGAGCAGCGCCCTCGGCAACGGCGCCAGGAATCTGGGCACCCCCACCCGACTGCGGGTGCTGTCCCGGGGGCCGAGCGGCCGGGTGCTGGCCCTGGAGATCGGCGGCACCGGAGGCACCCGCGTGCTGCGCCTCGACGCCATCCGCCGCACCCTGCGGCAACTGCCCAGCACCCTGTTCGAAGTGACGCCGGCCGGCCCCGGGCGCTGGCTCGTGCGGGGGGGAGGCTTCGGGCATGGAGCGGGCCTCTCCCAGGCCGGAGCCATCGATCTGGCCCGACGCGGCTGGAGCTCCGAGCGCATCCTCCAGCACTACTACCGCGGAACGGAGCTGGTGCCACTCCGGAGCCTTGGGGAGGCACTCTAA
- a CDS encoding NAD-dependent epimerase/dehydratase family protein has translation MKVLVLGGDGFCGWPCAVNLADAGHDVLIVDNLSRRKIDIDLGVESLTPIATIGERLRAWEQVGGRAMGFVHLDIAHEYDRLLELLRSERPEAIVHFAEQRAAPYSMKSSATKRYTVDNNVNGTHNLLAAIVESGLDIHIVHLGTMGVYGYGSHRGATIPEGYLTVEVPQPDGSRFTEKILHPANPGSVYHMTKTLDQLLFFYYNKNDGIRITDLHQGIVWGTNTALTEKDPRLTNRFDYDGDYGTVLNRFLMQAAIGYPLTVHGTGGQTRAFIHIRDSVRCVQLALEHPPTHGERVKIFNQMTESHRVGDLAEKVAALTGAKINHLPNPRNEAVENDLIVDNRCFIELGLQPTTLDDGLLAEVVDVARRWADRCDRSRIPCVSAWTSRQAQAIGAPA, from the coding sequence GTGAAGGTTCTCGTTCTCGGCGGTGACGGCTTCTGCGGGTGGCCCTGCGCGGTGAACCTGGCGGATGCCGGTCATGACGTTCTCATTGTTGACAACCTCAGCCGCCGCAAGATCGACATTGATCTGGGTGTCGAGTCACTCACTCCGATCGCGACGATCGGCGAGAGGTTGCGTGCGTGGGAGCAGGTCGGGGGCCGGGCCATGGGCTTCGTTCATCTCGATATCGCTCATGAGTACGACCGCTTGCTGGAGCTGCTGCGCAGCGAGCGACCCGAGGCCATCGTGCACTTTGCTGAGCAGCGTGCTGCGCCTTATTCGATGAAGAGCAGCGCGACGAAGCGCTACACGGTCGATAACAACGTCAACGGCACCCACAATCTGCTCGCGGCGATTGTGGAGAGCGGGCTCGATATTCATATCGTCCATCTCGGCACGATGGGTGTGTATGGCTACGGCTCCCATCGTGGTGCCACCATCCCAGAGGGATATCTCACTGTCGAAGTGCCGCAGCCGGACGGCAGCCGCTTCACCGAGAAGATTCTGCATCCAGCAAATCCCGGTAGTGTCTATCACATGACCAAGACGCTGGATCAGTTGTTGTTTTTCTATTACAACAAGAACGACGGCATCCGCATCACTGATCTTCACCAAGGCATCGTCTGGGGCACCAACACCGCTCTGACCGAGAAAGATCCTCGCCTCACCAACCGCTTCGATTACGACGGTGATTACGGAACCGTGCTCAACCGTTTTCTAATGCAGGCGGCGATCGGCTATCCGCTCACGGTGCATGGCACCGGCGGTCAGACCCGTGCCTTCATTCACATCCGCGATTCGGTCCGCTGCGTGCAGCTGGCGCTGGAGCATCCCCCCACTCACGGCGAGCGGGTCAAGATCTTCAACCAGATGACCGAGAGCCACCGGGTTGGTGATCTGGCTGAGAAGGTGGCGGCCCTCACCGGCGCCAAGATCAATCATTTGCCCAACCCTCGCAACGAGGCGGTCGAGAATGATCTGATCGTCGACAATCGCTGCTTCATCGAGCTGGGCCTGCAGCCCACCACGCTCGACGACGGCCTGCTCGCCGAGGTGGTGGATGTGGCCCGCCGCTGGGCCGATCGCTGCGACCGTTCCCGCATCCCCTGTGTGTCTGCCTGGACCAGCCGTCAGGCGCAGGCGATCGGGGCCCCGGCCTGA